The genomic region CCATACCGCCGGACGTAACGACGGTGTCGCCGCGACGGACGGCGTTCAGGCGTTCGCGGAGCTGCTTGGCACGCTGCGACTGAGGGCGGATCAACAGGAAGTAGAAGATCGCCAGCATCAGGAGCATGGGGATCAGAAGTCCGCCAAGCGGATCCATGGCACTTGAAGCGCCTGCGGCTTGTGCGAACGCGGGAGTCGTAAACATTGCGAAGGAACGTCCTCTTGATGCGATTGAAATAAGCACTGCCGCCCCGAAACCCAATGGGCCGGGGGAAAGAGCCCCTCAAATTCGGGCGGACTATAGTGGTCCGAGGCCCATTTGCAACCACACAAACCCCGGCAAAATGGCGTTGGCACGGCCTTTCATAGTGATTAAACACGGTTTTTCCGGCCACTAGCGAGCCGGGTTTTCGCCTTTCTGGATTTCCTGATGTCTGATGCCGACGCCTACCGCCCGCTTCTGGAGCGAATTGCAGATGCCCTGGAACGATTGAGCCCGCCGCCGCTGCGCGCCGTCAGCTTCGATGCCGCCGACGCGTTCATCTGGCAGGCCGAGAGCAACAGTTTCGAGCCGGTGCCGGAAGTTAGCGGCGTGCCGCTTAAGCTGTTGAAAGGCATCGACCGGACGGCCGGCATCCTGCTCGACAACACCCGCCGGTTCGCAGCCGGGTTTCCTGCCAACAACGCGTTGCTCTGGGGAGCGCGTGGCATGGGCAAATCGAGCCTCGTCAAGGCCGCCCATGCAGATGCTCTCGCCATCAGCGGCGGTTTGAAGCTCGTTGAGATTCACCGCGAAGATATCGCCTCGCTGCCGAGGTGCCTGTCGCTGCTTAAGGCGGCGGCCCCTCTCCGGTTTATCGTGTTCTGCGATGACCTGTCGTTCGATCACGACGACACCAGCTACAAATCGCTCAAGGCCGTGCTCGATGGCGGTATCGAAGGCCGTCCGAAAAACGTGCTGTTCTATGCGACGTCGAACCGACGGCACCTGATGCCGCGCGATATGATCGATAACGAGCGGGCGACGGCGATCAATCCGGGCGAGGCGACGGAAGAGAAAGTCTCACTGTCGGATCGCTTCGGACTTTGGCTCGGCTTCCACAACGCAAGCCAAGACGATTACCTCGCGATGGTGCGCGCCTATGTCGAGTATTTCGGCATCAACGTGAGCGACGCAGAACTCGAACGCGACGCGCTTGAATGGGCGACGACGCGTGGCGCACGCTCGGGCCGTGTCGCCTGGCAGTACGTGCAGGATCTCGCCGGTCGAAACAAGACGTCGATTTAGTTGGCGCTCGTTAGTTGGCGCTCGGCGACACGCTCCGCGCGCCGGCCGCCGAGCGCGGACTATGCAGCAGCGAGCGGCGCTTGCGGCCGGCTCCGCGCAGCGGAGTCGCAAGCGCCAATCAATTAAAGAGAGCCGGATCTTGCGACCCGGCCCCCATGCTTCCCTCTGTGCCAGCGCGTTGCCCCCGCGCTAGATCGTGGCGTCAAAGCTTTTCGAGATACGGTATCGGATCAACCGGCCTCGAACCTTGACGCAATTCAAAATGCAGCTGCGGCCGATCAACCGAGCCGGTCTTGCCGGCTTTCGCGATGACCTGTCCGCGCCTGACCTTGTCGCCGCGCTTCACGAGAAGCTCGTCGTTGTGGGCATAGGCGGTCACCCAGCCGTTGTCGTGACGAAGCAGAACGAGATTGCCGTAGCCTTTGAGCTCGCTGCCGGCGTAGGCGACGACACCGGACTCGGCGGCATGAACATCCGTTCCAAGCGGCACTTGCAGATTGATGCCGTCGTTATGCGTGCCGTCCGGGCGACTGCCGAAACCAGCAATGATCTTGCCACTCG from Hyphomicrobium sp. MC1 harbors:
- the yajC gene encoding preprotein translocase subunit YajC; amino-acid sequence: MFTTPAFAQAAGASSAMDPLGGLLIPMLLMLAIFYFLLIRPQSQRAKQLRERLNAVRRGDTVVTSGGMVGKVIKVSDTSDEIEVELADNLKVRIVKSTLMEVRSKGEPVKEG
- a CDS encoding ATP-binding protein, with amino-acid sequence MSDADAYRPLLERIADALERLSPPPLRAVSFDAADAFIWQAESNSFEPVPEVSGVPLKLLKGIDRTAGILLDNTRRFAAGFPANNALLWGARGMGKSSLVKAAHADALAISGGLKLVEIHREDIASLPRCLSLLKAAAPLRFIVFCDDLSFDHDDTSYKSLKAVLDGGIEGRPKNVLFYATSNRRHLMPRDMIDNERATAINPGEATEEKVSLSDRFGLWLGFHNASQDDYLAMVRAYVEYFGINVSDAELERDALEWATTRGARSGRVAWQYVQDLAGRNKTSI